Proteins co-encoded in one Metabacillus sp. KUDC1714 genomic window:
- a CDS encoding sugar-binding protein: MHYFRRFLYISTFLVFLLTAFLTLYYGKETFHFAEGTVPTQALGTVPNNTYHFVLIPEELDNDYWRLVEEGARDAAEYHNVYLEYLGPKQANNDEHLKTIDMAIAGLVDGVITQGLGGEAEFEKLVTKAKEKLIPVVTIDTDAPNSDRAVYVGTDNYYSGFLAGKAIINDTTGRQQVAIITGRLDASHQKLRVQGFKDAVATEKRIKIITVEESNITEIGAVEAAHKILKAHPAITAFYGTSALDGIGIAQVVKNAKAEKDLYIIGFDILPETLEYIEEGTIEATVVQFPYQMGYEAVEKMIELNKGEDLEPLQHTDTKVIHKEDLPISPAAIGGGQQP; this comes from the coding sequence ATGCACTATTTCCGTCGTTTCCTATACATATCAACCTTTCTAGTATTCTTACTAACTGCTTTTCTAACACTATATTACGGCAAAGAAACGTTTCATTTTGCTGAGGGGACAGTCCCCACTCAAGCATTGGGGACTGTCCCCAACAATACCTACCACTTCGTCCTAATCCCAGAAGAACTCGACAACGACTACTGGCGCTTGGTCGAAGAGGGTGCGCGCGATGCTGCCGAGTATCATAACGTGTATTTAGAATACTTAGGCCCAAAACAAGCCAACAATGATGAGCACTTAAAAACAATTGATATGGCCATCGCAGGGCTCGTTGATGGCGTGATCACTCAAGGCTTAGGGGGAGAAGCGGAGTTCGAAAAGCTCGTCACAAAGGCAAAGGAAAAGCTCATCCCTGTCGTAACGATTGACACAGATGCGCCAAACAGTGACCGCGCTGTCTACGTGGGCACCGATAACTATTACTCTGGATTTCTCGCCGGCAAAGCGATCATTAATGACACAACTGGCCGACAACAAGTTGCCATCATCACCGGCCGCCTCGATGCTTCACATCAAAAGCTTCGTGTCCAAGGCTTCAAAGATGCGGTAGCAACTGAAAAGCGGATCAAAATCATAACAGTTGAGGAGTCAAACATTACCGAAATCGGGGCTGTCGAAGCGGCACATAAAATACTTAAAGCACACCCAGCAATTACAGCCTTCTACGGCACAAGTGCGCTCGACGGCATTGGCATTGCCCAGGTCGTGAAAAATGCAAAAGCAGAAAAAGACCTTTACATCATCGGCTTCGACATCCTTCCTGAAACACTTGAATACATAGAAGAAGGAACAATCGAAGCAACAGTTGTCCAATTCCCATATCAAATGGGCTATGAGGCAGTTGAAAAGATGATCGAACTCAACAAAGGAGAGGACCTTGAACCACTCCAGCATACAGATACAAAGGTAATCCATAAAGAGGATCTCCCAATTTCACCTGCAGCAATAGGCGGAGGGCAACAGCCATGA
- a CDS encoding REP-associated tyrosine transposase: MARQNRICFPGATYHITARGNNKNTIFHDERDYFKYLEYVKETNSRYPFLLHSYCLMPNHLHLQIETPQESISKIMKLIQMRYAMYFNKRYSLVGHVFQERFGSKIILNASYFMTVNRYIHLNPVKANIVKKPEDYKWSSYTTYITPNKNPLVTTSKTLSYFTNSNIQLYKDYIEETKEEIEL; encoded by the coding sequence ATGGCTAGACAAAATCGAATATGTTTCCCTGGCGCAACCTACCACATAACGGCAAGGGGAAACAATAAAAACACAATATTTCATGACGAAAGAGATTACTTTAAGTATTTGGAATATGTGAAAGAAACCAATAGTAGATACCCCTTCTTGCTTCACTCCTATTGTTTAATGCCCAATCATCTTCACCTCCAAATTGAGACACCACAAGAATCTATCAGTAAAATTATGAAACTTATCCAAATGAGATATGCAATGTACTTTAATAAAAGATACTCATTAGTAGGTCATGTGTTTCAAGAAAGGTTTGGTTCAAAGATAATCCTAAACGCATCCTACTTCATGACAGTTAACCGATACATCCATTTAAATCCAGTAAAAGCAAACATCGTTAAAAAACCAGAAGATTATAAATGGAGTAGCTACACTACATACATCACCCCAAATAAAAACCCGCTTGTAACGACCAGCAAAACCCTATCCTACTTTACAAACTCAAATATTCAATTATATAAAGATTACATCGAAGAAACGAAGGAAGAAATCGAACTTTAA
- a CDS encoding alpha/beta fold hydrolase — protein sequence MANHDNYKIELEEAKRWKGFLSQWDDQKPKVGQTPKEAIWRKNKATLWHYPSPNKQFKTPLYLIYSLINEPYILDLGPNMSMIEAFGKEGYEVYLIDFGIPGYEDKDMTLDDYFTRYIQPGAKRALSHSKAEALTVMGFCLGGTLAAIYAAIADEPIKNLVLLTTPVDFSNVPVLDKWAEAFKHGSLDLEPAIDALGLIPASAIWAGMRLVTSPIYFSPQASLLQKSYDDNFVERWRRFNMWAEGHIPLPGATLKQLLNDLGKENKLINNKLKINNKHASLKNIKANLLSISTTYDRLVPEEQIKPIMKHVTSKDKTHLSIEGGHASIALTGKIPDYLSSWLKDRS from the coding sequence GTGGCTAACCACGATAATTACAAAATAGAACTAGAAGAAGCAAAACGCTGGAAAGGCTTTTTAAGCCAATGGGATGATCAAAAGCCTAAAGTAGGGCAAACACCGAAAGAAGCAATTTGGAGAAAAAACAAAGCCACACTCTGGCACTATCCCTCACCCAATAAACAATTTAAAACACCACTTTACCTTATCTACTCTCTCATAAACGAACCATACATCCTTGACCTCGGTCCAAACATGAGCATGATTGAAGCATTTGGAAAAGAAGGCTATGAAGTATACCTAATAGATTTTGGCATACCAGGCTATGAAGATAAAGATATGACATTAGATGACTACTTCACACGCTATATCCAGCCCGGGGCAAAACGAGCATTATCCCATTCAAAAGCAGAAGCCCTCACAGTCATGGGCTTTTGCTTAGGCGGAACCTTAGCCGCGATCTACGCGGCAATTGCTGATGAACCGATTAAAAACCTTGTTCTTCTAACAACACCAGTTGATTTTAGTAATGTGCCTGTCCTTGATAAATGGGCAGAGGCCTTCAAGCACGGCTCTCTAGACCTTGAACCCGCAATAGACGCATTAGGTCTAATACCTGCCTCAGCCATATGGGCAGGTATGCGCCTCGTGACCTCTCCGATCTATTTCAGCCCGCAAGCATCATTACTGCAAAAAAGCTATGATGACAACTTTGTAGAACGCTGGCGTCGCTTCAATATGTGGGCAGAGGGGCACATCCCATTACCAGGTGCAACACTTAAGCAACTATTAAACGACCTAGGAAAAGAAAACAAGCTAATAAACAACAAACTCAAGATTAACAACAAACACGCCTCACTCAAAAACATCAAAGCCAATCTATTATCCATCTCAACAACCTATGACCGACTCGTACCAGAAGAACAAATCAAACCAATCATGAAACACGTAACAAGCAAAGACAAAACCCACCTAAGCATAGAAGGTGGGCACGCCTCAATCGCCCTCACTGGAAAAATCCCAGACTATCTTTCAAGTTGGTTAAAAGATAGGTCCTAG
- a CDS encoding SDR family oxidoreductase produces MQVKDLFDLSNKTAIVTGGGRGLGEIMAHAIAEAGANVVVCSRDLKACEAVSDALVKKGVYSLAYECDVTVKEDIEHVVDETVKHFGTIDILINNSGTSWISPILDMPADKWDKVMAVNVKGVFLFSQAVAKVMAKQKSGKIINIASVSGFGGTLESFMNTTAYNTSKGAVMTFTKDLAVKLAPHNIQVNAIAPGFFPTKLSKPVLDHFSEPVLARTPAGRIGEENDIKGATLFLASQASNYIIGHTLVIDGGMTALA; encoded by the coding sequence TTGCAAGTAAAAGATTTATTCGATTTATCAAATAAAACAGCAATTGTTACAGGTGGAGGTAGAGGCTTAGGTGAAATTATGGCCCACGCTATTGCTGAAGCTGGTGCAAATGTTGTTGTTTGTTCACGTGACCTAAAGGCATGTGAAGCTGTAAGTGATGCCTTGGTAAAAAAAGGTGTTTACTCGCTAGCATATGAGTGTGATGTAACGGTAAAAGAAGATATCGAACATGTAGTAGATGAAACAGTGAAGCACTTTGGAACAATTGATATTCTAATCAACAATAGCGGTACATCATGGATCTCACCAATTCTCGACATGCCAGCAGACAAATGGGACAAAGTCATGGCTGTAAACGTCAAAGGTGTTTTTTTATTTTCACAAGCAGTAGCAAAAGTAATGGCAAAACAAAAATCAGGAAAAATCATCAACATTGCCTCCGTATCAGGCTTTGGAGGCACACTAGAATCCTTCATGAACACAACCGCCTATAACACCAGCAAAGGTGCAGTCATGACATTCACAAAAGACTTAGCCGTAAAACTAGCACCCCACAACATTCAAGTCAACGCAATCGCCCCAGGCTTCTTCCCAACAAAACTATCAAAACCCGTACTCGACCACTTCAGCGAACCCGTCCTAGCTCGCACACCAGCAGGCAGAATCGGCGAAGAAAACGACATCAAAGGCGCCACACTATTCCTCGCCTCCCAAGCATCCAACTATATCATCGGCCATACTCTAGTAATTGATGGTGGAATGACAGCCCTAGCTTAG
- a CDS encoding SWIM zinc finger family protein — protein sequence MLGRELSKELVLGAGEQIKQLLSHKDEDDRNLIKKGLILFRQGSIYNVSTTSHTVSARVQDVTSVQVELDLDDFVMSTCTCPSSTICRHRIATFLYVYASVDRVGTFVDLWKEDKPVDDVLKHVRKASSFFKPEKDYEDSSLASWIAFFDREYDEWYEQVPSNHQLFQSLFHLYYSSIKKKAPKSPEMKQFFIVQASVTVFLKILHLINETKPTDYMLQHIIYPFIDQLIDNVQIAIREMKRYALPFALDPLLVDSVERFRELLYTSKHYQYERGNLYQLLWIELLRRDKFISIEREWLEERLEQEQKLRSDFAVEMETALMHMDFLQSRDEQIFTNLGKLTPAALPFTFNWIEDILKKKNWKRLSGWVSYMMNSSTEYINSSLPFEEKRQTIRYMLQLIKQYGNATKDDPLFEKACRKMLPFSYAEYHDFLLDKEQYKTWIELQTLLGFSLNEMDSYVLKDIEKSEPGVLLPLYVKSVQDEIGMKTRENYKMAVRYLKRIKSQYKKLKKEEAWENYIQHLSEEHKRLRAFKEELKKGKLIHD from the coding sequence ATGCTTGGTCGTGAACTTAGTAAAGAGCTTGTGCTTGGTGCCGGTGAACAAATTAAACAATTGCTTTCTCATAAGGATGAGGATGATCGGAATTTAATTAAAAAAGGACTCATCTTATTTCGACAAGGCAGTATTTATAATGTAAGCACAACTAGTCATACTGTTTCGGCAAGGGTTCAGGATGTTACAAGTGTTCAAGTTGAGCTAGATTTAGACGATTTTGTAATGAGTACTTGTACGTGTCCTTCATCTACTATTTGCAGGCACCGGATAGCTACTTTCCTTTATGTATATGCAAGCGTTGACCGCGTCGGAACGTTTGTTGACCTATGGAAAGAGGATAAACCGGTCGATGATGTACTAAAGCATGTTCGGAAGGCTAGCTCATTCTTTAAACCGGAAAAAGATTATGAAGATTCATCCTTAGCAAGCTGGATTGCGTTTTTTGATCGTGAGTATGATGAATGGTATGAGCAGGTTCCTTCAAATCACCAGCTTTTTCAGAGTCTTTTTCATCTGTATTATTCTTCTATTAAAAAAAAGGCACCTAAGTCTCCTGAGATGAAGCAATTTTTTATTGTGCAAGCATCGGTGACTGTGTTTTTAAAAATATTGCATCTTATTAATGAGACGAAGCCAACTGACTATATGTTACAACATATTATTTATCCATTTATTGATCAGCTGATCGATAATGTTCAAATAGCGATCCGTGAGATGAAGCGTTACGCATTGCCATTTGCGCTTGATCCACTTTTGGTTGATAGTGTCGAGCGTTTTAGGGAGCTTCTTTATACGAGCAAGCACTACCAGTATGAACGGGGCAATCTTTATCAATTGCTTTGGATTGAGTTATTAAGACGTGATAAGTTTATCTCGATTGAGCGAGAGTGGCTTGAGGAGCGTCTTGAACAAGAGCAAAAACTGAGATCAGATTTTGCAGTAGAAATGGAAACAGCTTTAATGCATATGGATTTTCTTCAATCCCGTGATGAGCAGATTTTCACCAATTTGGGTAAACTGACTCCAGCTGCATTGCCATTTACATTTAACTGGATTGAGGATATTTTGAAAAAGAAGAATTGGAAGCGCCTTTCAGGTTGGGTTTCTTACATGATGAACAGTTCGACAGAATATATAAATAGTTCACTGCCCTTTGAGGAAAAACGACAAACGATTCGCTATATGCTGCAATTAATTAAGCAGTATGGAAACGCAACAAAGGATGATCCGCTTTTTGAAAAAGCTTGTCGTAAAATGCTTCCATTTAGCTATGCCGAGTATCATGATTTTCTGCTTGATAAAGAGCAGTATAAAACATGGATTGAGCTCCAAACCTTATTAGGGTTTTCGCTCAATGAAATGGATTCCTATGTTTTAAAGGACATTGAAAAAAGTGAACCAGGTGTACTTTTGCCGCTTTATGTGAAATCAGTTCAGGATGAAATTGGCATGAAAACAAGGGAAAACTATAAAATGGCTGTACGTTACTTAAAACGCATTAAATCCCAATATAAAAAGTTAAAAAAGGAAGAAGCGTGGGAAAATTATATCCAGCATCTTTCAGAGGAGCATAAGCGTCTTCGTGCCTTTAAAGAAGAACTTAAGAAGGGGAAGCTAATTCATGATTAA
- a CDS encoding DEAD/DEAH box helicase encodes MINTVNIVIHAEQIEDYHFYVYCTSEHDDSPLEIAEFTRYLFTWHESSFYGTNLEDISYIGMPAVQLSPWMMVELLGKETYNSLATITLSEDAEKLANEAHSIYELIANGQYAPDFSGWKQGVTRFKDTENELEGFALEWFSAALTDLINNDRVLHDAWSDIVNAYPVLTTFQGHFIDETDFHEKIGWHIDDTPFTVGLRLNEPELDGDEWQLEILLRSKANEDEIVHFQGELPKKWRPYQHKIEREQERFSEVVPWLSFQTGTTFVTEDEAWLFLTDASETLINMGVEILLPSWWQVVKESQLMLKAKVSSSPRGQSFVGMNSLIDFNWRFATNGVEMSEEEFLALVSQQRRLVNFRGQWIKLDPAFIKQVQAILKKADREGMHLSDILHQELNAKDVDADDDEVLDTRAFANIQIELNQQMRGMLKKLTDTSELPTHAIPDEFLGTLRPYQQNGVDWLLFLRSVSFGACLADDMGLGKTIQMIAYFSYVLEKEQPEQPALIIAPTSVLGNWQKEFEKFAPHLRVKLHYGANRAKGEKFNPSIKDADVVLTSYGLSHADYEEISEIAWSTICLDEAQNIKNAHTKQSRAIRKLRGQHHIALTGTPMENRLTELWSIYDFLNRGYLGSLHSFHKRYVLPIEKERNVEQIEQLQRYIKPFLLRRTKRDEQVALNLPEKQEQKEYIPLSIEQASLYEQLVKDTFEQVTSLAGMQRKALILKMLGKLKQICNHPALYLKEQQPKQLVTRSHKIEKLVELTTNIREQQESCLIFTQYIGMGEMMKSLLEKEFGEKVLFLNGSVMKAERDRMVESFQNKEYPFLILSLKAGGTGLNLTAANHVIHYDRWWNPAVENQATDRAYRIGQDRFVHVHKLITTGTIEEKIDEMLEKKQSLNDEIIQSENWITELSADELEELFTLSI; translated from the coding sequence ATGATTAATACGGTTAACATTGTCATTCATGCGGAGCAAATTGAGGACTATCATTTTTATGTGTATTGTACATCAGAGCATGATGACAGCCCATTAGAAATTGCTGAATTTACCCGCTACCTTTTCACCTGGCATGAGTCCTCCTTTTATGGAACAAATTTGGAAGACATTAGCTATATCGGGATGCCCGCGGTGCAGCTGTCACCATGGATGATGGTCGAGCTGCTTGGAAAAGAAACGTATAATTCGCTTGCGACAATAACGTTATCAGAGGATGCTGAAAAACTAGCGAATGAGGCACACTCCATCTATGAGCTGATTGCAAATGGGCAATATGCTCCTGATTTTTCAGGCTGGAAGCAAGGTGTGACACGCTTTAAGGATACTGAAAACGAATTAGAAGGCTTCGCGTTAGAGTGGTTCTCAGCTGCGCTTACCGACTTAATTAACAACGATCGTGTTCTACATGATGCCTGGTCTGATATTGTTAATGCTTATCCTGTCTTAACAACCTTCCAAGGGCATTTTATCGATGAGACGGATTTCCACGAGAAAATTGGCTGGCATATCGATGATACACCGTTTACTGTAGGCCTTCGGTTAAATGAGCCAGAATTAGATGGTGATGAGTGGCAGCTTGAAATCCTTCTTCGTAGCAAGGCAAATGAGGATGAAATTGTCCACTTTCAAGGTGAGCTCCCAAAAAAATGGCGTCCATATCAACACAAAATTGAGCGTGAGCAGGAGCGCTTTTCCGAGGTAGTTCCATGGTTAAGCTTTCAAACTGGGACAACATTTGTTACAGAGGATGAGGCGTGGTTGTTTTTAACAGATGCAAGTGAAACACTCATTAATATGGGTGTGGAAATCTTGCTTCCATCATGGTGGCAGGTTGTTAAGGAATCTCAGCTTATGCTTAAAGCAAAGGTCTCGTCCTCTCCACGTGGACAGTCCTTTGTTGGGATGAATTCACTGATTGATTTTAATTGGCGCTTTGCAACAAATGGTGTGGAAATGAGTGAAGAGGAATTTCTAGCACTTGTTTCACAGCAGCGACGCCTTGTTAATTTCAGAGGGCAATGGATAAAGCTTGATCCCGCATTTATTAAGCAGGTCCAGGCAATTTTGAAAAAGGCTGACCGGGAAGGTATGCATCTTTCAGATATTTTACATCAGGAGCTAAATGCAAAGGATGTAGATGCTGATGACGATGAAGTCCTTGATACTCGTGCCTTTGCCAATATTCAAATTGAGCTAAATCAGCAAATGAGGGGCATGCTTAAAAAGCTTACAGATACGAGTGAGCTGCCTACACATGCGATTCCTGACGAATTCCTTGGTACATTACGTCCCTATCAGCAAAACGGTGTTGATTGGCTGTTATTTTTACGAAGTGTTTCCTTTGGAGCTTGTTTAGCAGATGATATGGGTCTTGGAAAAACGATTCAAATGATTGCGTATTTTTCATATGTATTAGAAAAAGAACAGCCTGAACAACCTGCACTGATCATTGCGCCAACATCTGTGCTTGGAAACTGGCAGAAGGAATTTGAGAAGTTTGCTCCACATCTACGCGTGAAGCTTCATTATGGAGCAAATCGTGCCAAGGGAGAAAAGTTTAATCCGTCGATCAAGGACGCGGATGTTGTGTTAACATCGTACGGATTGTCACATGCTGATTATGAGGAAATTTCAGAAATTGCATGGAGTACGATTTGTCTAGATGAAGCACAAAATATTAAAAATGCTCATACAAAGCAATCACGAGCGATTCGTAAGCTGCGTGGTCAGCATCATATTGCATTAACTGGTACACCTATGGAAAATCGCTTAACTGAGCTTTGGTCGATTTATGATTTTCTAAATCGCGGTTATTTAGGAAGTTTGCACAGCTTTCATAAGCGTTACGTATTACCGATTGAAAAGGAACGTAATGTTGAACAAATTGAACAGCTGCAGCGCTATATTAAACCATTTTTGCTTAGAAGAACGAAACGTGATGAACAAGTTGCATTAAATCTCCCTGAGAAGCAGGAGCAAAAGGAATATATTCCATTATCGATCGAACAGGCCTCACTTTACGAGCAGCTTGTTAAAGATACATTTGAACAAGTAACATCACTTGCTGGGATGCAGCGAAAGGCATTAATTTTAAAAATGCTAGGAAAGCTAAAGCAAATTTGTAATCACCCTGCATTATATTTAAAAGAGCAGCAGCCGAAGCAGCTTGTTACACGTTCCCATAAGATTGAGAAGCTTGTTGAATTAACAACAAATATTCGTGAGCAGCAGGAAAGCTGTCTTATTTTCACGCAATACATTGGCATGGGTGAAATGATGAAAAGCTTACTTGAAAAGGAATTTGGGGAAAAGGTGTTATTTTTAAATGGAAGTGTGATGAAGGCTGAACGTGATCGTATGGTTGAATCCTTTCAAAATAAGGAGTACCCATTCTTAATTCTTTCATTAAAGGCTGGCGGAACCGGATTAAACTTAACGGCCGCTAATCATGTCATCCATTATGATCGCTGGTGGAATCCAGCCGTTGAAAACCAAGCAACAGACCGGGCTTATCGCATTGGTCAAGACCGATTTGTCCACGTCCATAAGCTCATCACAACTGGGACAATTGAAGAGAAAATTGATGAGATGCTAGAAAAGAAGCAGTCATTAAACGATGAAATTATCCAAAGTGAAAATTGGATCACTGAGCTTTCGGCAGATGAACTTGAAGAGCTCTTTACCTTATCGATTTAG
- a CDS encoding AEC family transporter, whose translation MDFFLILIPIFGIFALGFIGQKKIGFHTKTISTMALYLMSPVLVFRTFYTTKFELTYLYMTLYTFALCFSLIIVVYLIAFIRKYSVKETCGMILASSFMNNGNYGTPVVLLLFGAAGLDYAIVLMVIQQLVMCTVGVYYAAKGSPEGDGIRSAIRAVQRMPMVYGAIFGLILQIMNISLGNSILQAVDMVADAAIPTVMIVLGMQLAKISVKKLEREKVSLSLITKLAISPAIAYLFTLFLPVDVMVKQIMIIMAAMPTAANTTMYALQFNTEPEFVSSATLISTSLSLATLPIIFLIVL comes from the coding sequence GTGGACTTTTTCCTAATCCTTATTCCGATTTTTGGTATATTTGCGCTCGGTTTTATTGGTCAAAAAAAAATAGGGTTCCATACGAAAACAATTTCGACAATGGCTCTTTATTTAATGTCACCTGTTTTGGTATTTAGAACCTTTTATACAACGAAATTCGAACTAACTTACTTATATATGACACTCTATACATTTGCGCTATGTTTTTCTCTCATTATAGTTGTCTATTTGATTGCATTTATACGAAAGTATTCAGTTAAAGAAACGTGTGGAATGATATTAGCCTCCTCCTTTATGAATAATGGTAATTACGGAACCCCCGTAGTGTTATTACTGTTTGGAGCAGCAGGCCTTGATTATGCAATCGTATTAATGGTCATTCAACAGCTCGTTATGTGTACAGTAGGTGTTTATTACGCAGCAAAAGGCAGTCCAGAAGGAGATGGCATTCGCTCTGCTATTCGGGCGGTTCAACGCATGCCAATGGTTTATGGAGCAATTTTTGGATTAATTCTCCAAATTATGAATATTAGTTTGGGGAATTCAATTTTACAAGCGGTTGACATGGTTGCCGATGCAGCTATTCCAACGGTAATGATTGTACTCGGAATGCAACTTGCTAAAATTTCAGTGAAAAAATTAGAGAGAGAAAAGGTTTCACTCTCTCTTATTACAAAGTTAGCAATATCACCAGCAATTGCCTATTTATTTACTTTGTTCCTTCCTGTTGACGTAATGGTAAAGCAAATAATGATAATAATGGCAGCAATGCCGACAGCAGCGAATACGACTATGTATGCCCTACAGTTTAATACAGAACCAGAATTTGTCTCAAGTGCAACGTTGATTAGCACATCCCTAAGTCTAGCTACTTTACCTATTATTTTTCTGATCGTTCTTTGA
- a CDS encoding aldehyde dehydrogenase family protein, translated as MTTLTTGKQYGLYINGKWEQTAEMMEVLNKYNQEVTAHISVAEKEHVDAAVQGAKEAVKAPFSPYARYEVLMKAAQLLVERCEEFAQVLALEVGKPIRESRGEIERAAQTLVISAEEAKRIHGEGIPVEAAPGSENRMAFTVRVPVGVIAAITPFNVPVNLVCHKIGPALAAGNSVVLKPAEVTPICALMLAELMEEAGLPKGRLQVLTGDGAKIGEWLLENKDVNMFTFTGSPRVGEYIRSKAGLRKVALELGNNSATIVHNDANIEQAASLIAQKSFNNAGQVCISVQRVYVQEDIFASFIALLKQKTEKLVVGDPSDESTDIGPMIRIGEAERVESWVNEAVEQGATIALGGKRNGALYEPTILTHVNDDMKVCRQEVFGPVVSVATYKEKDEVIAKVNDSDYGLQAGLFTNDLQFAMKASREIEVGGLIVNDASAYRVDHMPYGGVKNSGNGKEGPKYAIEEMTEERIIVLNL; from the coding sequence ATGACAACACTAACGACTGGTAAACAATATGGATTGTATATAAATGGGAAATGGGAACAAACCGCAGAAATGATGGAGGTATTAAATAAATATAATCAAGAGGTAACTGCTCATATTTCAGTTGCAGAAAAGGAACATGTGGATGCTGCAGTACAAGGTGCAAAAGAAGCAGTAAAAGCTCCATTTTCACCGTATGCGCGCTATGAAGTATTAATGAAAGCAGCGCAACTATTAGTCGAACGTTGTGAGGAATTTGCTCAAGTACTTGCCTTAGAAGTGGGGAAACCAATTCGCGAGTCTCGAGGGGAAATTGAGCGTGCTGCTCAAACATTAGTAATTTCAGCTGAAGAAGCTAAACGTATTCATGGCGAAGGGATTCCAGTAGAGGCAGCACCAGGTTCTGAAAATCGAATGGCTTTTACAGTTCGTGTACCTGTTGGAGTGATTGCTGCTATCACACCATTTAATGTACCAGTTAACCTAGTTTGCCATAAAATTGGTCCTGCCTTAGCAGCTGGAAACAGCGTTGTATTAAAGCCTGCAGAAGTAACACCAATTTGTGCGCTGATGTTAGCGGAATTAATGGAAGAAGCAGGTCTTCCAAAAGGTCGTCTTCAAGTATTAACAGGGGACGGTGCAAAAATCGGTGAATGGCTGTTAGAAAACAAGGATGTAAATATGTTTACGTTTACTGGAAGTCCTCGGGTTGGTGAATATATTCGCTCGAAGGCAGGATTGCGTAAAGTGGCATTGGAACTAGGAAACAACTCAGCAACAATAGTTCATAATGATGCAAATATAGAACAGGCAGCATCTTTGATCGCACAAAAAAGCTTCAATAATGCCGGTCAGGTTTGTATATCTGTCCAGCGTGTTTACGTTCAAGAAGACATTTTTGCCTCATTTATTGCTTTATTAAAGCAAAAAACTGAAAAACTTGTCGTAGGTGATCCGTCTGATGAATCAACTGACATTGGTCCTATGATTCGTATCGGTGAGGCTGAGCGTGTTGAAAGCTGGGTAAATGAGGCAGTTGAGCAAGGTGCTACAATTGCATTAGGCGGAAAGCGTAATGGTGCACTATATGAACCTACTATTCTTACACATGTAAATGACGATATGAAAGTGTGTCGCCAAGAAGTATTTGGACCAGTTGTTTCAGTTGCTACCTATAAAGAAAAAGATGAAGTTATAGCCAAAGTAAATGATTCAGATTATGGCTTACAAGCTGGTCTTTTCACAAATGATTTACAATTTGCAATGAAAGCTTCCCGTGAAATTGAGGTTGGTGGACTAATTGTAAATGACGCATCTGCATATCGTGTTGATCACATGCCATATGGTGGAGTGAAAAACAGTGGTAATGGTAAGGAAGGACCGAAGTACGCAATTGAGGAAATGACGGAAGAGCGTATTATCGTATTAAATTTATAA
- a CDS encoding GntR family transcriptional regulator, which yields MGSSFEPTKNSSLYIQVKDSIIKRIQEKVWSPHSMIPTENELMVEFNVSRTTIRQAVSILVQEGILEKKQGKGTIVKPRVFVGTLGKLKGFAEEALENGIIPSSKLLLVKTSKDLNYEKSVLKVPMEEEIVVIERLRFANQTPIAIERSCWPYDIGKLLIDQDLNGANYYEILEENHIILTHALEKITSINATLFEADLLGIRGGQALLEMQKLSFGRENRLIEFTTTKFCSDKYQYNIELVR from the coding sequence GTGGGGAGTAGTTTTGAGCCTACTAAAAATAGTTCACTTTATATACAGGTTAAAGACTCAATTATCAAACGGATTCAGGAAAAAGTTTGGTCACCTCATTCAATGATTCCGACTGAAAATGAGTTGATGGTCGAGTTTAATGTGAGCCGAACAACAATACGACAAGCGGTCTCTATCCTTGTCCAAGAAGGAATCCTTGAGAAGAAACAGGGGAAGGGGACAATCGTAAAGCCTAGAGTTTTTGTAGGGACCTTAGGTAAGTTAAAGGGATTTGCTGAAGAAGCTTTAGAGAATGGGATTATCCCAAGCTCTAAATTGCTGTTAGTTAAAACGAGTAAAGATTTGAACTATGAAAAGTCAGTACTTAAGGTGCCGATGGAAGAAGAAATCGTTGTCATTGAACGTCTGCGTTTTGCTAATCAAACACCGATTGCAATAGAGCGCTCATGTTGGCCTTATGACATTGGAAAGTTGTTAATTGATCAGGATTTAAATGGCGCAAACTATTATGAAATATTGGAAGAGAATCATATTATTTTGACGCATGCCTTAGAGAAAATCACTTCGATTAATGCCACGTTATTTGAGGCTGATTTGCTTGGTATCCGAGGTGGTCAAGCGCTGTTAGAAATGCAAAAACTTAGTTTTGGAAGAGAAAATAGGCTAATAGAATTTACAACGACAAAATTCTGTAGTGATAAATATCAATACAATATTGAATTGGTCAGATAA